The Streptomyces sp. NBC_01244 genome contains a region encoding:
- a CDS encoding GTP-binding protein, whose product MDSAISDATIPEAASPTSAAPLGAEPLRPRQALRSTADNGLKIVIVGGFGVGKTTMVRSVSEIRPLNTEETMTKAGEAVDDTQGIAGKSATTVAFDFGRITLDARNVLYLFGAPGQERFWFLWDRLFSGTLGAVVLVDTRRLADSWYAIDRLEHHGTPFVVACNDFGGPEHTPEQIRAALDLPDAIPLVFCDARSRESSKQVLISLVQHLQTAALSITRPSLQPSPLSQTPEPTP is encoded by the coding sequence TTGGACTCCGCAATCTCTGACGCGACGATCCCCGAAGCCGCGTCGCCGACGAGCGCCGCGCCCCTGGGGGCCGAACCGCTCCGGCCCCGCCAGGCACTGCGCAGCACGGCCGACAACGGACTGAAGATCGTCATCGTGGGCGGCTTCGGCGTCGGCAAGACCACGATGGTCCGGTCGGTCAGCGAGATCCGCCCGCTGAACACCGAAGAGACCATGACCAAGGCCGGCGAGGCCGTGGACGACACCCAGGGGATCGCCGGGAAGAGCGCCACCACCGTGGCCTTCGACTTCGGGCGCATCACCCTCGACGCCCGCAACGTGCTCTACCTGTTCGGCGCCCCCGGCCAGGAACGGTTCTGGTTCCTGTGGGACCGGCTCTTCTCCGGCACCCTCGGCGCCGTCGTCCTCGTCGACACCCGGCGCCTGGCGGACTCCTGGTACGCCATCGACCGGCTCGAACACCACGGCACGCCCTTCGTCGTGGCCTGCAACGACTTCGGCGGCCCCGAGCACACCCCGGAGCAGATCCGCGCCGCCCTCGACCTGCCGGACGCCATCCCGCTGGTGTTCTGCGACGCGCGCTCCCGGGAGTCCAGCAAGCAGGTCCTGATCTCCCTCGTCCAGCACCTCCAGACGGCCGCGCTGTCCATCACCCGGCCGAGCCTCCAGCCGAGCCCCCTGTCCCAGACCCCGGAGCCCACCCCGTGA
- a CDS encoding DUF742 domain-containing protein, producing the protein MSRPRPGRDDSPDRLYTLTGGRSRSGSDVFDLVTLVVAESDPVPGMQSEHAAILRMCQFPTAVVEIAAELGLPVSIVRILLADLLATGRIRARHPRTANSAYSFTDPDILEQVLVGLRNL; encoded by the coding sequence ATGAGCCGGCCCCGGCCGGGCCGGGACGATTCGCCGGACCGGCTCTACACCCTCACCGGTGGCCGCAGCCGCTCCGGATCCGATGTCTTCGACCTGGTCACCCTGGTCGTCGCCGAAAGCGATCCGGTGCCCGGCATGCAGTCCGAACACGCGGCGATCCTGCGGATGTGCCAGTTCCCCACGGCCGTCGTGGAGATCGCGGCCGAGCTCGGACTCCCGGTCTCGATCGTACGGATCCTGCTGGCCGACCTGCTCGCCACCGGACGGATCCGCGCCCGGCACCCGCGTACGGCGAACTCCGCGTACAGCTTTACCGACCCCGACATCCTGGAGCAGGTGCTCGTTGGACTCCGCAATCTCTGA
- a CDS encoding roadblock/LC7 domain-containing protein: MTGFTTDETLNWLLEGLLERTPGARHALVLSRDGLKLCRTPELSVDQADQLAAIAAGIQSLSHGASIEFGDGTGGVRSAMAEFYGGILFIVEAGEGAHLALVAGEDADAGLVGHNMSELVEQLGEHLIARPRG; this comes from the coding sequence ATGACCGGCTTCACCACCGACGAGACGCTCAACTGGCTCCTCGAAGGCCTCCTGGAGCGGACACCGGGTGCCCGCCACGCCCTTGTGCTCTCCCGCGACGGCCTCAAGCTGTGCCGCACGCCCGAGCTCTCCGTCGACCAGGCCGACCAGCTCGCCGCGATCGCCGCCGGCATCCAGAGCCTGTCCCACGGGGCGTCCATCGAGTTCGGCGACGGAACCGGCGGAGTCCGCTCGGCCATGGCCGAGTTCTATGGCGGGATCCTGTTCATCGTCGAGGCCGGCGAGGGGGCGCACCTCGCGCTCGTCGCGGGCGAGGACGCCGACGCCGGACTCGTCGGCCACAACATGTCCGAACTGGTCGAGCAGCTCGGCGAACACCTCATCGCCAGGCCCCGGGGATGA
- a CDS encoding sensor histidine kinase, with amino-acid sequence MTASPSPLRPSALALLITAVAGGALTTAAVAAAPSSIATALGWFAGAGVLLLAVAAFAVTWSARTSRTQRGRISGLSAELVARDGHIARLIADAARDTAARTAERTRLTAEHTAVLERLTGDHSAALEHLAGAHAAELDGLAAAQNASRERLGGELRRAESGRAAAMAAAANAAGRMQALATAMLADLRDMEHRHADEDVLGDLLHLDHRTAQAGRLADSIAVLTGARSGRRWAKPIVMESILRGAMGRIGGYQRVRLHSTSDAAVAGHAAEGVMHALAELLDNAANFSPPTAEVHVYVEEVPSGIVITVEDSGLVMSEVQLRRAEQAVTAASLDLAGLSGTRLGLAVVGRLARKHGLTVSFRPSARGGTGALMMLPQELISRTPAEAPAAPLAIPAQPAARAAQEAPAAPGASAAAGPEPEAVHDTAAGQDDTVRAQDRTATDRGTAVGGEAGSGTGTGPDAEAEAEADARAGAGSESTGEHPHFGDSGLPQRRRGRTLAAAHPEGTDGAGTETRTSPASATAPATASAPGGASRSAARFGSFRQAVRGAAAPGGAASGEAGAPGDEQQPEHTPDPEGNTRS; translated from the coding sequence ATGACGGCGTCGCCCTCCCCCCTTCGCCCCTCCGCGCTGGCCCTGCTGATCACCGCAGTGGCCGGTGGCGCGCTCACCACGGCGGCGGTGGCCGCGGCCCCGTCGTCCATCGCCACCGCCCTCGGCTGGTTCGCCGGCGCGGGCGTCCTGCTGCTCGCGGTCGCGGCCTTCGCGGTGACCTGGAGTGCGCGCACCTCCAGGACGCAGCGCGGCCGCATCTCCGGCCTGAGCGCCGAACTGGTCGCCCGTGACGGGCACATCGCCCGGCTGATCGCCGACGCGGCCCGTGACACGGCCGCGCGCACGGCCGAACGCACCCGCCTCACCGCCGAACACACCGCCGTACTGGAGCGGCTGACGGGCGACCACTCCGCCGCACTGGAACACCTGGCCGGCGCGCACGCCGCCGAACTCGACGGACTGGCCGCCGCCCAGAACGCCTCCCGCGAGCGGCTCGGCGGTGAGCTGCGCCGTGCCGAGTCCGGCCGGGCCGCCGCCATGGCCGCGGCCGCCAACGCCGCCGGCCGGATGCAGGCCCTGGCCACGGCGATGCTCGCCGACCTGCGCGACATGGAGCACCGGCACGCCGACGAGGACGTCCTCGGCGACCTGCTCCACCTCGACCACCGCACCGCCCAGGCCGGCCGCCTCGCCGACTCCATCGCCGTACTGACCGGGGCCCGTTCGGGCCGCCGCTGGGCGAAGCCGATCGTCATGGAATCGATCCTTCGCGGCGCGATGGGCCGTATCGGCGGCTACCAGCGCGTCAGGCTCCACTCCACCAGCGACGCCGCCGTCGCCGGACACGCGGCCGAGGGCGTCATGCACGCCCTCGCCGAACTCCTCGACAACGCGGCCAACTTCTCCCCGCCGACCGCCGAGGTCCACGTCTACGTGGAGGAGGTGCCGTCCGGGATCGTCATCACCGTCGAGGACAGCGGCCTCGTCATGAGCGAGGTCCAACTGCGCCGCGCCGAACAGGCCGTGACCGCCGCTTCCCTGGACCTGGCAGGACTGTCCGGCACCCGCCTCGGCCTCGCCGTGGTCGGCCGACTCGCCCGCAAGCACGGACTGACCGTCTCCTTCCGGCCCTCCGCCCGCGGTGGTACGGGCGCACTGATGATGCTCCCGCAGGAGCTCATCAGCCGCACGCCCGCCGAAGCCCCCGCCGCGCCGCTCGCCATCCCGGCGCAGCCGGCCGCCCGGGCCGCGCAGGAGGCTCCCGCGGCGCCCGGAGCTTCCGCCGCGGCCGGGCCCGAGCCCGAGGCCGTGCACGACACCGCCGCCGGTCAGGACGACACCGTCCGCGCGCAGGACCGTACGGCGACGGACCGCGGGACCGCGGTGGGCGGCGAAGCGGGCAGCGGCACCGGTACCGGCCCTGACGCCGAAGCCGAAGCCGAAGCCGACGCCCGCGCCGGCGCCGGGTCCGAATCCACCGGCGAGCACCCGCACTTCGGCGACAGCGGCCTGCCCCAGCGCCGCCGCGGCCGGACCCTGGCAGCGGCCCACCCCGAGGGCACGGACGGTGCGGGCACCGAGACCCGTACCTCCCCGGCCTCCGCCACGGCCCCTGCCACGGCCTCCGCGCCCGGCGGGGCGTCCCGGTCGGCCGCGCGGTTCGGCAGCTTCCGCCAAGCCGTCCGCGGCGCCGCGGCACCGGGCGGAGCAGCCTCAGGCGAGGCCGGCGCCCCCGGCGACGAGCAGCAGCCCGAGCACACCCCAGACCCGGAAGGCAACACGCGATCATGA
- a CDS encoding ATP-grasp domain-containing protein — protein sequence MRLCFLVEEHYRHDGMPNEVVRQLKAWGHRVEVLRPGGSLLRMSEAVEAGAHDAWVLKTVSGGPGLTLLEAAAAAGAITVNDARAIRGVRDKALAAAIGRGRGLPLPPTYAAARPELLAEIPASEYPLVVKPADGSSGRAVHLLSSPERLAAMLPELAGEGMLVAQPYVPNSGTDLKVYAVGGELFATERRSPLHPDTSVPERLVPLSAEIAEIGARVGEVYGLDLYGVDVLLGPDGPVVVDVNDFPSFRQVPDAAARVARAVLGLARGAGSRPGAGVAAALPLRPGQAMSIPLQATAATAAAAAATAGAVAVVTPPASPAGEPV from the coding sequence ATGAGGCTCTGCTTCCTGGTGGAGGAGCACTATCGCCACGACGGCATGCCGAACGAGGTGGTCCGGCAATTGAAGGCCTGGGGCCACCGGGTGGAGGTACTGCGGCCCGGTGGCTCGCTGCTGCGGATGAGCGAGGCCGTGGAGGCCGGCGCCCATGACGCCTGGGTCCTCAAGACGGTGTCCGGCGGGCCGGGGCTGACCCTGCTCGAAGCCGCCGCCGCGGCCGGTGCGATCACCGTCAACGACGCCCGCGCGATCCGGGGCGTACGGGACAAGGCGCTGGCCGCCGCCATCGGGCGCGGCCGGGGGCTGCCGCTGCCGCCGACGTACGCGGCGGCCCGGCCGGAGCTGCTGGCCGAGATCCCGGCGTCGGAGTACCCGCTGGTCGTCAAACCCGCCGACGGCAGCTCCGGTCGGGCCGTACACCTGCTGTCCTCGCCCGAGCGGCTGGCCGCGATGCTCCCCGAACTGGCCGGCGAGGGCATGCTCGTCGCGCAGCCGTACGTGCCGAACTCGGGCACCGACCTCAAGGTGTACGCGGTCGGCGGGGAGCTCTTCGCCACCGAGCGCCGCTCTCCCCTGCATCCGGACACCTCCGTCCCGGAGCGCCTCGTCCCGTTGTCAGCCGAGATCGCGGAGATCGGCGCGCGGGTCGGTGAGGTGTACGGGCTCGACCTGTACGGGGTGGACGTGCTGCTGGGGCCCGACGGGCCGGTGGTCGTGGACGTGAACGACTTCCCGAGCTTCCGTCAGGTCCCGGACGCGGCGGCCCGGGTGGCCCGCGCGGTACTGGGCCTCGCCCGGGGCGCCGGTTCACGGCCCGGCGCCGGCGTCGCGGCCGCGCTCCCGCTCCGGCCCGGGCAGGCGATGTCGATCCCCCTCCAGGCCACAGCGGCCACCGCTGCCGCGGCTGCCGCGACTGCCGGTGCCGTCGCGGTCGTCACCCCGCCGGCCTCGCCCGCAGGAGAGCCCGTATGA
- a CDS encoding ATP-grasp domain-containing protein: protein MRIGLITDNPGHPLLSAAAGLLRAAGHGVELLDPGAPDAAAGAPADAYLLKAHTPHGLELARRLERLGAPVVNSAAATALCQDRTLMAELAVRAGLPFAGTRTVGALARWAAGVSLGSPVVVKSRHSRRADLVALVDDTVHLGKLAHDWPEEPVVVQDFAPNSGWDHKLWAIGDRVFAALRRSELSPEGRGPTLPLPRIPDGWADLTRRVGEVYSLDVYGVDIIATADGSPLIVDVNAFPGIRDQPGAPEALADLALRRA from the coding sequence ATGAGGATCGGCCTGATCACGGACAACCCCGGGCATCCGCTGCTCTCTGCGGCGGCCGGCCTCCTGCGTGCCGCCGGACACGGGGTGGAACTGCTGGATCCCGGCGCGCCGGACGCGGCCGCCGGGGCACCGGCCGACGCGTACCTCCTCAAGGCACACACCCCGCACGGCCTGGAACTGGCCCGGCGCCTGGAGCGGCTCGGGGCCCCGGTGGTGAACTCCGCCGCGGCGACCGCGCTCTGCCAGGACCGCACGCTGATGGCGGAGCTGGCGGTACGGGCCGGGCTGCCGTTCGCGGGAACCCGTACCGTCGGCGCGCTCGCGCGGTGGGCCGCCGGGGTCTCGCTGGGCTCCCCCGTGGTCGTCAAGAGCCGCCACAGCCGCCGTGCGGACCTCGTGGCCCTGGTCGACGACACCGTGCACCTCGGAAAGTTGGCGCACGACTGGCCCGAGGAGCCGGTGGTGGTCCAGGACTTCGCCCCGAACAGCGGCTGGGACCACAAGCTCTGGGCGATCGGCGACCGCGTCTTCGCGGCCCTGCGCCGTTCGGAACTCTCCCCGGAGGGCCGCGGCCCGACCCTGCCGCTGCCCCGGATCCCGGACGGCTGGGCCGATCTGACCCGCCGGGTCGGCGAGGTCTACTCCCTGGACGTCTACGGCGTGGACATCATCGCCACGGCCGACGGCTCCCCCCTGATCGTGGACGTCAACGCCTTCCCCGGCATCCGCGACCAGCCGGGCGCCCCGGAAGCCCTCGCGGACCTGGCCCTGCGCCGGGCCTAG
- a CDS encoding DUF4232 domain-containing protein: protein MQYTAGIGRTAAALAAALAAAALMTGCTPTGDGGGVAGPSTPPTASRPAEATPTGGDKGGTTSGGGTGGSTGGASPSGSAPSSGSSSSGGASSGGAGGVTKKPCTVGDIKVSEGHQADVRPPGTGTGAAVVSVTNTSASPCKVYGYPTVAAAGNGSPEKNKPLATTHTGPGAADVVLAPGARAWTKLTFVQVQGEADGYCASGATPGSYPTVVIGVLGAGKHQIAMDDGVFAFCDDKVSVTAWSSAKPS from the coding sequence ATGCAGTACACAGCAGGCATCGGCCGGACCGCGGCGGCTCTGGCGGCGGCCCTGGCGGCCGCGGCCCTGATGACGGGCTGTACGCCGACCGGCGACGGCGGTGGGGTCGCGGGCCCGTCGACGCCGCCCACGGCCTCGCGGCCCGCCGAGGCGACACCCACCGGCGGCGACAAGGGCGGGACGACCAGCGGCGGCGGGACCGGAGGTTCCACGGGCGGCGCGTCGCCCTCGGGCAGCGCGCCCTCCTCGGGCAGCTCCTCCTCGGGCGGCGCCTCCTCGGGCGGCGCCGGCGGCGTGACGAAGAAGCCCTGCACGGTCGGCGACATCAAGGTCTCCGAAGGGCACCAGGCCGACGTCCGCCCGCCGGGCACCGGAACCGGGGCCGCCGTCGTCTCCGTCACCAACACCTCCGCGTCCCCCTGCAAGGTGTACGGGTACCCGACGGTCGCGGCGGCGGGCAACGGCTCCCCGGAGAAGAACAAGCCGCTGGCCACCACCCACACCGGCCCCGGCGCGGCCGACGTGGTGCTGGCCCCGGGCGCCCGCGCCTGGACGAAGCTCACGTTCGTCCAGGTCCAGGGCGAGGCGGACGGCTACTGCGCGTCCGGCGCGACCCCGGGCTCCTACCCGACGGTGGTCATCGGGGTACTCGGTGCCGGGAAGCACCAGATCGCCATGGACGACGGCGTGTTCGCCTTCTGCGACGACAAGGTGTCCGTCACCGCCTGGTCCTCCGCCAAGCCGTCCTAG
- a CDS encoding VOC family protein, with protein sequence MVSRISELVIDCADPERLAAFWSEALGYVELARDDGSIEIGPPGTGFGGPQPTLVLSPSSDPRRGKLRLHVDVNPVDRDQDAELERLLALGARPVDIGQTGAESWHTLADPEGNEFCLLRTRLKPL encoded by the coding sequence ATGGTAAGCCGCATCAGTGAGCTGGTCATCGACTGCGCCGACCCCGAGCGCCTCGCCGCGTTCTGGAGCGAGGCCCTCGGCTACGTGGAACTCGCCCGGGACGACGGGAGCATCGAGATCGGGCCGCCCGGCACCGGCTTCGGAGGCCCGCAGCCCACCCTCGTCCTCAGCCCGAGCAGCGACCCGCGGCGGGGCAAGCTCCGCCTGCACGTCGACGTCAACCCCGTCGACCGCGACCAGGACGCCGAGCTGGAGCGCCTCCTCGCCCTCGGCGCCCGTCCGGTCGACATCGGCCAGACCGGCGCCGAGAGCTGGCACACCCTGGCCGACCCGGAGGGCAACGAGTTCTGCCTGCTGCGCACCCGCCTGAAGCCCCTCTGA
- a CDS encoding zinc-binding dehydrogenase, translating to MRVVVFERYGEPGAVRIVADPVPPVGGVVVRVEATGLCRSDWHGWMGHDPDITLPHVPGHELAGVVEAVGPGVSNWRAGDRVTVPFVCACGSCAECAAGQHQVCARQTQPGFTHWGSFAEYVALEHADVNLVAVPGELSYDTAAGLGCRFATAFRAVVAQGRVAPGEWVAVHGCGGVGLSAVMIAVAAGARVVAVDTAPEALELARAFGAAHCVDPRRGDAAEAVREYTRGGAHLSLDALGSAATAAASVAGLRRRGRHVQVGLLPAARGVAALPMERVIGWELEILGSHGMAAHAYPPMMELVRSGALRPDLLVSSTIPLDGAPAALAAMGTAPGPGITIIRPGADARN from the coding sequence GTGCGCGTTGTGGTGTTCGAGCGGTACGGGGAGCCCGGCGCGGTGCGGATCGTGGCCGATCCGGTGCCGCCCGTGGGTGGGGTGGTCGTACGGGTCGAGGCGACGGGGCTGTGCCGCAGTGACTGGCACGGGTGGATGGGGCACGATCCGGACATCACGCTCCCGCACGTGCCCGGCCACGAACTGGCCGGTGTGGTCGAGGCGGTGGGCCCGGGAGTCTCCAACTGGCGCGCCGGGGACCGGGTGACGGTGCCCTTCGTCTGCGCGTGCGGAAGCTGCGCCGAATGCGCCGCCGGGCAGCACCAGGTGTGCGCCAGGCAGACGCAGCCCGGGTTCACCCACTGGGGGTCCTTCGCCGAGTACGTGGCGCTGGAGCACGCCGACGTCAATCTGGTGGCCGTGCCCGGGGAGCTCTCGTACGACACCGCGGCCGGACTGGGCTGCCGGTTCGCGACGGCCTTCCGGGCCGTCGTCGCGCAGGGGCGGGTGGCGCCGGGCGAGTGGGTCGCCGTACACGGCTGCGGCGGGGTGGGGCTCTCGGCCGTGATGATCGCGGTGGCGGCGGGAGCCCGGGTGGTGGCCGTGGACACCGCACCGGAGGCGCTGGAGCTCGCGCGGGCCTTCGGGGCCGCGCACTGCGTGGATCCGCGGCGGGGCGACGCGGCCGAGGCCGTACGGGAGTACACGCGCGGCGGTGCGCACCTGTCGCTGGACGCACTCGGCTCCGCGGCCACGGCGGCGGCGTCGGTGGCCGGCCTGCGCCGGCGCGGGCGGCACGTGCAGGTCGGGCTGCTGCCCGCGGCGCGGGGGGTCGCGGCGCTGCCGATGGAGCGGGTCATCGGGTGGGAGCTGGAGATCCTCGGCAGCCACGGGATGGCCGCGCACGCCTACCCGCCGATGATGGAACTGGTCCGCTCCGGAGCGCTGCGGCCGGACCTGCTGGTCAGCTCCACGATCCCGCTGGACGGGGCGCCGGCCGCGCTGGCGGCCATGGGTACGGCGCCGGGACCCGGAATCACGATCATCCGGCCGGGGGCCGACGCGCGGAACTGA
- a CDS encoding phosphatase PAP2 family protein: protein MSTIPVDPPLEAGAPAFATDRGSRGTGTVTLGIALLGSAAALALVVRRDVARPPFQGLDDRWLSWMGGPHEGFPSVVATLLNWFGGPVGAVVPLALLLFLLVRRRWVSAGFLFLVYMAGNMLVVQGLKHLVDRPRPENPLVRVDHGSFPSGHAASAALLVVIVGALLVPAARRRAWWIGGAVFTLAMMWSRTWLHAHWLSDTAAGAVAGAGAGLVAWWLCAPALAREAGRSAERARVRLRSAEAQSPAH from the coding sequence ATGTCCACGATCCCCGTCGACCCACCCCTCGAAGCCGGCGCACCCGCGTTCGCGACGGACCGGGGCAGCAGGGGCACCGGCACCGTCACCCTCGGAATCGCGCTGCTCGGCTCCGCCGCCGCGCTCGCGCTCGTCGTGCGGAGGGACGTCGCGCGACCGCCCTTCCAGGGACTCGACGACCGCTGGCTGTCCTGGATGGGCGGACCGCACGAGGGGTTCCCCTCCGTGGTCGCCACGCTGCTGAACTGGTTCGGGGGCCCGGTGGGCGCCGTCGTCCCGCTCGCCCTGCTGCTCTTCCTTCTCGTCCGGCGGCGCTGGGTGTCGGCGGGGTTCCTCTTCCTCGTCTACATGGCCGGAAACATGCTCGTCGTACAGGGCCTCAAGCACCTGGTGGACCGGCCGCGCCCGGAGAATCCGCTGGTCAGGGTCGACCACGGCTCCTTCCCCTCCGGGCACGCGGCCAGTGCGGCGCTCCTGGTGGTCATCGTCGGCGCGCTCCTCGTCCCGGCCGCCCGGCGCCGGGCATGGTGGATCGGCGGCGCCGTTTTCACGCTGGCCATGATGTGGAGCCGCACCTGGCTGCACGCGCACTGGCTCAGCGACACCGCCGCCGGGGCGGTGGCCGGCGCGGGGGCCGGGCTGGTCGCCTGGTGGCTCTGCGCCCCGGCCCTGGCCCGGGAGGCCGGGCGGAGCGCGGAGCGTGCGCGCGTCCGGCTGCGGTCGGCGGAAGCCCAATCCCCCGCCCACTGA
- a CDS encoding DUF2330 domain-containing protein, whose amino-acid sequence MWHTRLRAAKAQAALWIRRRAGLLLLALLATQLGSLVSPAHACGCGAMVPDGSSRIGVSREASVVRWDGRIEQVAMRFTVGGDAKRAAWIMPVPGRATVRLGDVALFPQLVDLTGPEYRTRGYFWPRRGDWPLDSGRGDAAGAAPPGNGEPRVGVIGRERLGDFEVARLTATDPEALGDWLGSNGFELPARLSAELKPYVDQRWEYVAVRLAPRDPGATLSGTLDPLLIRFESDRLVYPMRLSRLASTAQSLGLYVLAEHRMEPVSAIGGNAPEVTFAGRITPTGPVAEFAGAEPVFLTAIDQSFPAPSRIDGDHELRAAAADAPYRRVDYTDELLTAGGVPVWILTLGGTLAMAALVAVLTALRLRRGRTAAVPGSPHA is encoded by the coding sequence GTGTGGCATACAAGGCTGCGGGCGGCGAAGGCTCAGGCGGCCCTGTGGATCAGGCGGAGGGCCGGACTCCTGCTGCTAGCCCTGCTCGCGACCCAGCTGGGGTCCCTCGTCAGCCCGGCCCACGCCTGCGGCTGCGGGGCCATGGTCCCCGACGGCAGCTCCCGGATCGGAGTCTCCCGGGAGGCCTCCGTGGTCCGCTGGGACGGCCGGATCGAACAGGTGGCGATGCGGTTCACGGTCGGCGGCGACGCCAAGCGGGCCGCCTGGATCATGCCGGTGCCGGGACGGGCCACGGTGCGCCTCGGCGACGTCGCGCTCTTCCCGCAGCTGGTGGACCTGACCGGACCCGAGTACCGCACCCGCGGCTACTTCTGGCCCCGGCGCGGGGACTGGCCCCTCGACTCCGGGCGGGGGGACGCGGCCGGAGCGGCGCCGCCCGGCAACGGCGAGCCGCGGGTCGGCGTGATCGGCCGGGAGCGGCTCGGCGACTTCGAGGTGGCCCGCCTGACCGCGACCGACCCCGAAGCGCTGGGTGACTGGCTGGGGTCGAACGGCTTCGAGCTCCCCGCCCGGCTCTCCGCCGAGCTGAAGCCGTACGTGGACCAGCGCTGGGAGTACGTCGCCGTACGCCTCGCCCCCCGGGACCCCGGCGCCACCCTGAGCGGCACCCTGGACCCGCTCCTGATCCGCTTCGAGAGCGACCGGCTCGTCTACCCGATGCGGCTGTCGCGGCTGGCCTCCACAGCCCAGTCCCTGGGCCTGTACGTCCTGGCCGAGCACCGCATGGAACCCGTCTCCGCGATCGGCGGCAACGCACCCGAGGTGACCTTCGCCGGGCGGATCACCCCGACGGGACCGGTCGCCGAATTCGCGGGCGCGGAGCCGGTGTTCCTGACGGCGATCGACCAGAGCTTCCCGGCCCCGTCCCGGATCGACGGCGACCACGAACTGCGCGCCGCCGCCGCGGACGCCCCGTACCGCCGGGTCGACTACACCGACGAGCTGCTCACGGCCGGCGGCGTCCCGGTCTGGATCCTGACCCTCGGGGGCACGCTGGCGATGGCGGCCCTGGTGGCCGTCCTGACCGCGCTGCGGCTGCGGCGCGGCCGGACGGCCGCCGTGCCGGGGAGCCCGCACGCGTGA
- the tmpA gene encoding 2-trimethylaminoethylphosphonate dioxygenase, with the protein MAGATMSVPAITRPPAPWLRDNCPCAECRDPRTGQKLFQITELPAGLAVGAVREATAADGGPGWEVEWQPDGHRSVYPARWLDSHAPDGPAYRAAGDGRTEADKELWAAADLDGRIPEARWDAYIGSRETREQVLDGVVRLGFALLREVPCRDRMVLDVARTFGFVRETNYGELFEVRVEADPNNLAFTGALITPHTDNPYRDPVPTLQLLHCLRNEARGGDSGLVDGFHAAALLRERDPEAFAVLTRVPVEFAFADARCELRAHRPLIDVDPLGRIREVRFNNRSISTLHQPAAVLEEFYAAYRLFGELLERPELRLDFRLAPGDCVVFDNTRLLHARTAFAESGGRHLQGTYADLDGLLSTLAVLRREGASA; encoded by the coding sequence ATGGCAGGAGCCACGATGTCCGTACCGGCGATCACCCGCCCGCCCGCGCCCTGGCTGCGCGACAACTGCCCCTGTGCCGAGTGCCGTGACCCGCGTACCGGCCAGAAGCTGTTCCAGATCACCGAGCTGCCCGCCGGCCTGGCCGTCGGCGCCGTGCGCGAAGCGACCGCCGCCGACGGCGGGCCCGGCTGGGAGGTGGAGTGGCAGCCGGACGGGCACCGCTCCGTGTACCCGGCCCGGTGGCTCGACTCGCACGCCCCGGACGGGCCGGCCTACCGCGCGGCCGGGGACGGGCGGACCGAGGCGGACAAGGAGCTGTGGGCGGCGGCGGACCTGGACGGGCGGATCCCGGAGGCCCGCTGGGACGCGTACATCGGCTCGCGCGAGACCCGCGAGCAGGTCCTCGACGGCGTGGTCCGGCTGGGCTTCGCCCTCCTGCGGGAAGTCCCCTGCCGGGACCGGATGGTGCTCGACGTGGCCCGCACCTTCGGCTTCGTCCGCGAGACGAACTACGGGGAGCTCTTCGAGGTCCGCGTGGAGGCAGACCCCAACAACCTGGCGTTCACCGGCGCGTTGATCACCCCGCACACCGACAACCCCTACCGGGATCCCGTCCCGACCCTCCAACTGCTGCACTGCCTGCGCAACGAGGCTCGGGGCGGCGACTCCGGGCTGGTCGACGGCTTCCACGCCGCCGCGCTGCTGCGCGAGCGGGATCCGGAGGCCTTCGCGGTACTGACCCGCGTACCGGTGGAGTTCGCCTTCGCCGACGCCCGCTGCGAACTGCGCGCCCACCGGCCGCTGATCGACGTGGACCCGCTCGGGCGGATCCGCGAGGTCCGCTTCAACAACCGCTCCATCTCCACGCTGCACCAGCCCGCGGCCGTACTGGAGGAGTTCTACGCGGCCTACCGCCTCTTCGGCGAGCTGCTGGAACGGCCCGAGCTGCGGCTCGACTTCAGGCTCGCGCCCGGCGACTGTGTGGTCTTCGACAACACCCGCCTGCTGCACGCCCGTACCGCCTTCGCCGAATCGGGCGGACGCCACCTCCAGGGGACGTACGCCGATCTCGACGGGCTGCTCTCCACCCTTGCCGTCCTGCGCCGCGAAGGAGCCTCCGCGTGA